Below is a window of Candidatus Neomarinimicrobiota bacterium DNA.
GTCGGCGCCAGCGACAATCTGGCCGGCGGCGAGTCTACTTTTATGGTGGAAATGACTGAGGCGGCCAATATTTTGAACAACGCTACGGATCGAAGCCTGGTACTCTTTGATGAGATCGGCCGTGGCACTGCCACTTTCGATGGGCTCTCCCTGGCATGGGCCATAACAGAACATCTTCACAACACGCCAAAATCACTGGCCAGGACCGTATTTGCCACCCACTACCATGAATTGACGGAACTGGCCGACCAGTTAGACCGGGTTTCAAACTTTAACGTTGCGGTGAAGGAGTCCGGTGACAAGATTATATTTCTGAGGAAGATTAAACCGGGGCCTTGCGACAAGAGTTACGGTATCCATGTGGCCCAGATGGCAGGCCTGCCGCAGGAAGTCATCTCCCGTGCATCGGAGATTCTGAAAAAGCTTATTCTTCATGAACCTCTCCAAAAGAGTGATGTGAGCCTCGATCCCACTGACCAGATGGATCTTTTTAATATTCAGGAGTCCCAACTTCGAAAAGCACTCACCGAAATGGACACCGACCAGATGACACCCATGGAAGCGCTGGCCAACCTGGCTCAGATCAAGAAAGACCATGGCCTTTAGAATTCAACGCCTCATCACTTTTTCCTTTATTATCTCAACTTTTTTCTTCCCCTTGAGAGGTGAGTCCGTCTGGGTGAAGTACGGCAATCAGGTTTTCCGCGGTGTGGGGGACGCCAAGGCCATTGCGCTGAGCGAGGCGGAGGTAGCTTCTGCCACCGGACCTCTGGCTATCCTCTGGAATCCGGCCCGCCTTCACGGCAAAAGTCCCCGATCCCTGGTCTATGCTCACCAGGAACGGTTCGCTGGCGCCGTCACATTCGACATCCTCGGCGTGGATCTGAAAGAGCGGCCTACATCCAGATGGTCACTGGTGGTGATCAGGGAAGCAGTCCAGGGAATCCCCCGAACCACCGATGCGCTACTTTACGAAACGGGCTCTCTGGATGATCCCACGGAGCGAGTTCTCTCATCTAATGTCACCTTTTTCAATCAGTCGCAGTGGGCCGGCATGGTGGGATTCGCCACCCAGAGGAAGGATTGGAAGCTAGGTGGTAATGTAAAAGTTCTCATGCATCAGCTTGGAGAATACTCCGGCTGGGGTATGGGCTTTGACTTCGGTGCTACTCGGAGTTTTTTCCCTAACAATGTTTTCGGCATATCCGTCCGGGACGTCACTACCTCGTGGATCGTCTGGGATTCCGGTATGGTGGAGCGGATTGCCCCTGAGGTGAGGTTGGGGGATGCCCATTCGATGGTCCTTAAGAAATTGCCAGTGAAGATCAATACCATGGCTACTGTGGTCATGTCATTGAGTGGAAAGACAAGAAATACCGACATTGCTATCGGCAATATCGGCACCCGACTCCGGGGCGGCCTGGAGATTATCTATAAGGACAACCTGCGTGTGAGGTTTGGCAGAAATCCCCTCTCAGGCACCTCTATGGGTTTGGGCCTCGGTTTCGATTTCGGTGATATCGATTATGCTTTTGTTCCGTCACCTCTTGGTACTGTCCTCGGCAGCAGCCACTACGTCTCTTTGAACCTCAAGCTTGATGCTCTAAGTTACCTCCGAACGAGACTCGGCCTGTGATTGTTGATAACTTCTTGATTAATAGCGCCTTAAATCGCCAACTGAGGGTGTTATTAAATGCATAGGTTTAATTAAATTCTACGATGTTTGTAAACGGAGAGTTGAATGATTCATAGTATGACAGGATTCGGCAGTGCTTCCGCCACCGATAGCGGCATCACCGTTTCTGTGGAAGTCCGTTCTTTAAACAGTCGCTTTCTCGATTCTCGCTTACGGCTGCCGAAACAGTTGGAGGGGTTGGAAGATCAGATGAACAGCCGGCTGCGCCAGTCGTGCGAGCGGGGTAGGATTACAGTGGCTGTATCGCTGGAACCTTCCAACGGTGCCGTGAACGGTGCACCTGAGTTGGACCGGAACCGGTTCGAGTCTTATAAGGCCCTGACAGAACAGATTTCGGAAGAGTACGATTGCGACTTGAAACTGACGGACCTGATGGACATGCGTGATCTGATTGTCTCACAGGAGCCTGTAAAAATTTCCAACAAGACTGTACTGACTGTTCTTGAGGATGCCCTTTCACAGCTCAACGAGATGCGGGAAAGGGAGGGAAGTGCATTGGCAACCGATATCCAGTCGAGAGTTGCTAAAATGGATAAAATTCTGGAAAAGGTTCGACAAGCGGTAGAAAAGGACAGCGAAAATCTGAATCAGAAATATAGAGAAAAAATTGAAGCTCTGTTGAATAATGCTTCCGTGGATGAATCTCGTATCGCTATGGAAGCGGCTGTGTTGGCTGAAAAGGCCGACGTGACGGAGGAGAGTGTCCGGTGTGCCAGTCACCTTGAGCAAATTGGGAACCTCGTTGAAGGTGATAAGCCGGCTGGCAAGCGGCTCAATTTTCTTCTTCAGGAGATTGTTCGAGAGATCAATACAATCGGTTCCAAGTCAGCTGACCTTTCCGTTATCAACCACGTGGTGGATTTGAAAGAAGAAGCTGAAAAAATCAAAGAGCAGGTGCAGAATATTTTATGAACGCCAAATTGATCGTCATCTCTGCGCCGTCTGGAGCGGGGAAGACAACTATTGTCAGAAAGCTGCAAGAGCTGCACCCTGACTGGCAGTTTTCCGTCTCCTGCACTACTCGGCCAAAGCGGGATTATGAGAAGGCCACCGAAGATTATGAATTCATCACAGCCGGGGAATTTTCAGAGCGTATTGAAAACAGGGAACTGTTGGAATATGAGGAAGTACACGGATACATGTATGGGACAACACGGGCGGCAGTGGACACGGCCCGCCAAAATGGTATTGTTCTCATTCTTGAGGTAGATGTGAACGGTGCTCTGGCCATCAAAAGAGTGTATCCGGATGAATCGGCCACTGTCTTTATTTTCCCGCCCAGTCTGGAGGTATTGAGGGAAAGGTTGAAGAAACGGGGGTCTGATTCTCAAGAACGGATTGAAAGGAGACTTAAACGCGCAGCTATGGAAATGAAAAAAAGCCACAGTTTTGATATAGAGGTGATAAATAGTGATATAGACCAGGCCGTCAGTGAAATCAATGAAAAACTTAAACAAATGAATGGAGGATCAAACCATGTCAATTGAAACTGTCCATTTCAGGGATATGGGTGAAAAATCTGAAGATGTTTTCGAAGCTGCTCTTGTTGTAGGTAAACGTGCCCGGCAGATCATCTCAGAAAGAATCGCCAGAAACGAAATTCGAACCTTTGATCGTGTCGCCGAATTTGAAGACGGTGAGGGTCAAGAGGAGGTGACACCCGATGTCGATTACGTTGAAATGACAAAAGCTACCACGGAAGCGTTGGGTGAATTTCTCAATGATGAATTAGAGTGGACTTACGGAAAAGGAGATGGAGAAGAACCGACGGAGAAGTAGCGTGACTGTGGGCGAATCATCTTCGGTATCAGTTCTGGCGCAGAGATACTTCCGCCAGACGGCGGAACTGTTTGGGAATCAGCTCTATCTTGACAGCGTCCCCGATCTCTCCCATCAAGGAGATGCCCTTTCCCTGAACGATTTCCAGGAGCATATTTGTCAGTGCGTAAAGTGTCCGCTCGGTCACACCCGGACCAAGTTTGTGTTTGGCGTGGGTGACCCCCACGCTGACCTGGTCTTTGTTGGCGAAGCGCCGGGCCGGGACGAGGATTTTCAAGGTGAACCTTTTGTAGGCAGGGCAGGGCAGTTGCTAGATAAAATTCTCGCCGCCATTAAACTGTCCCGGAATGAGGTGTATATCTGCAACATCCTCAAGTGCAGACCGCCGGACAACCGAACGCCGCATAAGGATGAGATTGAGTCGTGCATGCCTTATCTTGAAGAACAGCTTAATATAATCAAACCGAAACTGATTGTGGCTCTGGGCACAACTGCTGCTCACGCATTTCTCAAGGTCAAAACACCGTTGGGGAAACTGAGATCTCAGAAATGGAAGTGGAAAAATTTTGATCTTGTGGTCACTTACCATCCGGCAGCTCTTCTGCGTAACCCTGCCTTCAAACGCCCGGCGTGGGAAGATTTCCAATGGGTTAACAAATTGATGGCCGAAACATAACCATGGCGGAAAATTCTCAGGAACTCCATCTCAAAACACCACCCCAGTCGCTGGAAGCGGAAGAAGCTGTCCTCGGTTCAATGCTCATCTCAAAGGAGGCTGTGAGCCGCGCCCTTGAGATTCTCACCCCTGACTACTTCTACAAGGACGCTCACCTGAGGATTTTTCAGGCCATGAAAGATCTCTTTAATCAGGGAGAGCCGGTGGATGCTGTTTCAATCATTAATGAGCTAAAAAAACGGAAACAGCTAGATGCCAGCGGCGGCGCCTATTTCATCACCGGCCTTTCGGACAGTGTCCCCACAACGGCCAATGTGGAGCACTATGCCAAAATTGTTCTGGAAAAAGCTTCTCTTCGAAGCCTGATTGAAGCGGCTGCTGACATGTCCAAAGAAGCTTTCAATGACCAGCAAAATCTTGAAGATATCTTGGACCAGGCCGAGCAAAAAATCTTTGCCATCTCTCAAGGTCGTCTTAAAGGAAAGTTTCAGCAGCTCAATCCAGTTCTCCAGGAGACGTTTGAACGGCTGGATAAGATTCACCAGAAGCCGGGCTCAGTGACCGGGGTTCCCTCAGGCCTGGCTGATCTGGATGAAATAACTTCCGGTTTTCAGGAGGGAGAGTTGATTATTGTGGCCGGCAGGCCCAGTATGGGGAAGACAGCTCTGGCCCTCACCTTCGCCAGGAACGCCGCCATTGAGCACAACATCCCTGTGGGTATTTTCAGTCTCGAAATGTCTAACAGTCAACTTGCTATGAGGCTGCTTACATCTGAAGCCCGGGTAGACAGCCATTTGGTGAGAACGGGAAAGCTTCCCACGGAACAGTGGAGAAATCTTTCAATGTCCGTAGGTATTCTGGCGGAGGCACCAATCTTTCTTGACGATACGCCTGCCATTGGAATTACCGAGCTGAGGGCCAAGGCCCGCCGGTTGAAGGCGGAGAGTGATGTGCAGCTCATTATGGTAGACTATTTGCAGATGATGCGCGGTCCCGCATCTGCCGAGAGCCGGCAGCAGGAGATTTCAAAGATATCACGATCGCTGAAAGCGCTATCAAAAGAGATATCTGTTCCGG
It encodes the following:
- a CDS encoding YicC family protein, whose translation is MIHSMTGFGSASATDSGITVSVEVRSLNSRFLDSRLRLPKQLEGLEDQMNSRLRQSCERGRITVAVSLEPSNGAVNGAPELDRNRFESYKALTEQISEEYDCDLKLTDLMDMRDLIVSQEPVKISNKTVLTVLEDALSQLNEMREREGSALATDIQSRVAKMDKILEKVRQAVEKDSENLNQKYREKIEALLNNASVDESRIAMEAAVLAEKADVTEESVRCASHLEQIGNLVEGDKPAGKRLNFLLQEIVREINTIGSKSADLSVINHVVDLKEEAEKIKEQVQNIL
- a CDS encoding uracil-DNA glycosylase, whose protein sequence is MEKNRRRSSVTVGESSSVSVLAQRYFRQTAELFGNQLYLDSVPDLSHQGDALSLNDFQEHICQCVKCPLGHTRTKFVFGVGDPHADLVFVGEAPGRDEDFQGEPFVGRAGQLLDKILAAIKLSRNEVYICNILKCRPPDNRTPHKDEIESCMPYLEEQLNIIKPKLIVALGTTAAHAFLKVKTPLGKLRSQKWKWKNFDLVVTYHPAALLRNPAFKRPAWEDFQWVNKLMAET
- a CDS encoding guanylate kinase, which encodes MNAKLIVISAPSGAGKTTIVRKLQELHPDWQFSVSCTTRPKRDYEKATEDYEFITAGEFSERIENRELLEYEEVHGYMYGTTRAAVDTARQNGIVLILEVDVNGALAIKRVYPDESATVFIFPPSLEVLRERLKKRGSDSQERIERRLKRAAMEMKKSHSFDIEVINSDIDQAVSEINEKLKQMNGGSNHVN
- the dnaB gene encoding replicative DNA helicase; protein product: MAENSQELHLKTPPQSLEAEEAVLGSMLISKEAVSRALEILTPDYFYKDAHLRIFQAMKDLFNQGEPVDAVSIINELKKRKQLDASGGAYFITGLSDSVPTTANVEHYAKIVLEKASLRSLIEAAADMSKEAFNDQQNLEDILDQAEQKIFAISQGRLKGKFQQLNPVLQETFERLDKIHQKPGSVTGVPSGLADLDEITSGFQEGELIIVAGRPSMGKTALALTFARNAAIEHNIPVGIFSLEMSNSQLAMRLLTSEARVDSHLVRTGKLPTEQWRNLSMSVGILAEAPIFLDDTPAIGITELRAKARRLKAESDVQLIMVDYLQMMRGPASAESRQQEISKISRSLKALSKEISVPVIAMSQLSRAPEGRSDHRPQLSDLRESGAIEQDADVVMFLYRKWVYTRDEEDRRKAEIIVSKQRNGPTGTVSAIFVDSYAKFESATIFDQMVEEPI